From the Desulfosarcina sp. BuS5 genome, one window contains:
- a CDS encoding IS1 family transposase — MFYCNGGKHRFSETGYSDLFGKHGSFKEYEQTAKLNSYGLGTDAIADVLQKDRRTIEQRQKAIGQKGQQFHLFLCFTIGLTIVFLQMDELWSYLKNKSQQLWVFIALESTTKFWIGFELGSRTTYTANRLVKGVKKLGKWGKDNILKVAADKLAAYKNALENIMSEIPYAYLQIIKRRIKRRLVTVKKYFVKGTVKDFPGKSQNTSFIERLNLTLRQHISYLQRKTLGYCKNKLNFSNVMWINLFNYNYIQFHKSLRIRINNENEKFIKKYNHNTPAMQMGLTNSPLNWRYLITVPIPCK; from the coding sequence ATGTTTTACTGCAATGGTGGCAAACATAGATTCTCAGAAACAGGATATTCCGATCTTTTTGGAAAGCATGGCAGTTTTAAAGAATATGAGCAAACGGCAAAGCTAAACTCTTACGGCCTTGGCACTGATGCAATTGCCGATGTACTTCAAAAAGATCGAAGGACAATTGAACAACGGCAAAAAGCTATTGGACAAAAAGGCCAGCAATTTCACCTATTTCTTTGTTTTACTATCGGACTTACCATTGTATTTCTCCAGATGGATGAACTATGGTCTTACCTTAAAAATAAAAGTCAACAATTATGGGTTTTTATCGCTCTTGAATCAACAACAAAATTCTGGATCGGTTTCGAGTTGGGTTCAAGAACAACTTACACTGCAAACCGTTTAGTAAAGGGCGTTAAAAAGTTGGGCAAATGGGGAAAAGATAATATATTAAAGGTCGCTGCAGATAAATTAGCGGCTTACAAAAATGCGCTCGAAAACATTATGTCTGAGATTCCTTATGCTTACCTGCAAATTATTAAGCGCCGAATAAAGCGTCGGCTTGTAACAGTTAAAAAATATTTTGTGAAAGGTACTGTAAAAGATTTCCCCGGAAAAAGCCAAAACACCTCATTTATTGAGAGACTGAACCTTACCCTAAGGCAACATATCTCCTATCTTCAGAGAAAAACTCTGGGGTATTGCAAGAACAAGCTGAATTTTAGTAATGTAATGTGGATCAACTTATTCAACTATAATTACATACAATTTCATAAGAGCTTACGAATACGAATTAACAATGAAAACGAGAAATTTATAAAAAAGTATAACCATAATACACCGGCAATGCAGATGGGACTTACGAATTCTCCACTAAACTGGAGATATCTCATTACAGTCCCAATACCTTGTAAGTAG